The following are encoded in a window of Telmatobacter sp. DSM 110680 genomic DNA:
- a CDS encoding alpha/beta fold hydrolase yields the protein MKLQRFSFTFSLTIASRFVQIRDRLLGRIPNHRPECIGINATQHRISSGKNLLDAVFVKPTGTSPQASILICHGIGEIVSQWFPIQRLLAENGIASLVFDYSGYGRSTGFIDFTQCEQDAIASFALLRRLAPAIPLALLGFSLGTGIAPAILNRVAADGLVLCAGYSSFRKAARAAWIPGFLSPLVPPIWSAEEALRDCSLPTLIVQGDRDRLFPLKMAHDLVSCCGSRAELLILPARSHNEPFYKPHMRYWGPIVSWLLRPLTTDH from the coding sequence ATGAAGCTGCAAAGATTCTCGTTCACGTTCTCCCTCACCATCGCCAGCCGCTTTGTTCAAATCAGAGACCGCTTGCTGGGCAGAATCCCTAACCACCGACCCGAATGCATCGGAATTAACGCCACGCAACACCGCATCTCAAGTGGAAAAAACCTGCTTGATGCCGTGTTCGTCAAGCCCACCGGCACTTCTCCCCAAGCATCAATTCTCATCTGTCACGGCATCGGCGAAATCGTCTCGCAATGGTTCCCCATCCAGCGCCTCCTCGCCGAGAACGGCATAGCCTCACTCGTCTTCGACTACTCGGGATACGGCCGTAGCACTGGCTTCATCGACTTCACTCAATGCGAACAAGATGCAATCGCCTCCTTTGCGCTTCTTCGTCGCCTCGCCCCTGCCATCCCTCTCGCGCTCCTCGGCTTCTCACTCGGCACGGGCATCGCTCCCGCGATCCTCAATCGAGTCGCTGCCGATGGTCTCGTGCTCTGCGCTGGATATTCCTCTTTCCGTAAAGCTGCGCGCGCAGCCTGGATTCCCGGATTCCTTTCCCCTCTCGTCCCTCCCATCTGGTCTGCGGAGGAAGCCCTTCGCGATTGTTCTTTGCCGACCCTGATCGTTCAGGGGGATCGAGACCGCCTCTTCCCTCTGAAAATGGCTCACGATCTGGTCTCATGTTGCGGCAGCCGCGCCGAACTCCTCATCCTTCCCGCCCGCTCCCACAACGAACCGTTTTACAAACCGCATATGCGTTACTGGGGCCCCATCGTCTCTTGGCTCCTCCGACCACTGACTACTGACCACTGA
- a CDS encoding serine hydrolase domain-containing protein, whose protein sequence is MIIPRRFISTLAILSSFAFVDHTLTAQTVDTIDPTLTVRIDQIANDVLKQTAVPSASLAIIQGGKLVYTHAYGNAHIDPPVAATPDMRYSIGSISKQFTAAAILLLQEQGKLSLDDTVGKYVPALTRGNEVTIRQILSHTSGYQDYWPEDYVMTPMLHAETAQQILDTWAKKQLDFEPGTQWQYSNTNYVIAGAIVEKVSGQKLMDFLGEHIFHPLGMKSVWNSDETKLTQTDATAYYRHALGPLRPAPKEGRGWMFAAGELAMTAHDLALWNESMIAQSVLKPESYRQMFTSVKLKDGKDTHYGLGVGVRDINGHRDIEHSGEVSGFVSDNQVLVDDGVAISVLTNQDAVGAASTIARLASPIIAGFPPSDTEKQALEIFHGLQQGRIDRSLLAPNLSDYFTPEAIADYQSSLAPLGEPLTFRQTGESLRGGMTFHAFQITYPGKRLSLTTFTYPDGKLEQYLIAPAD, encoded by the coding sequence GTGATAATCCCCCGTCGGTTTATCTCAACACTCGCAATCCTCAGTTCTTTTGCCTTTGTGGATCACACCCTCACTGCACAGACCGTTGACACGATTGATCCCACTTTGACAGTCCGCATCGACCAGATCGCCAACGATGTGCTCAAGCAAACCGCAGTCCCTTCCGCTTCCCTCGCAATCATTCAAGGTGGGAAGCTCGTCTACACCCACGCGTACGGGAACGCGCACATCGATCCGCCCGTAGCTGCAACGCCGGACATGCGCTATTCCATCGGCTCCATCTCCAAACAATTCACCGCTGCTGCCATTCTGCTCTTGCAGGAACAGGGGAAACTCTCTCTGGATGACACCGTGGGTAAATACGTTCCCGCCCTCACGCGTGGCAATGAAGTCACGATCCGCCAGATCCTCTCGCACACCTCCGGGTATCAGGACTACTGGCCCGAAGACTATGTAATGACTCCGATGCTTCACGCTGAAACCGCCCAACAGATTCTCGATACCTGGGCCAAGAAGCAACTAGACTTCGAGCCCGGCACACAATGGCAGTATTCCAATACCAATTACGTCATCGCCGGCGCGATCGTTGAAAAAGTCAGCGGGCAGAAGCTGATGGATTTTCTCGGAGAACACATATTCCATCCGCTTGGCATGAAGTCGGTATGGAACTCCGACGAAACTAAACTCACTCAGACGGACGCAACCGCCTACTATCGCCACGCCCTCGGACCGCTTCGCCCAGCACCCAAGGAAGGACGGGGCTGGATGTTTGCAGCCGGCGAACTCGCCATGACTGCCCATGACCTCGCGCTTTGGAACGAGAGCATGATTGCACAATCCGTCCTCAAGCCCGAAAGCTACCGGCAAATGTTCACCTCTGTGAAGCTGAAAGACGGCAAGGACACCCACTACGGCCTCGGCGTCGGCGTGCGCGATATCAATGGCCATCGCGATATCGAGCACAGCGGCGAAGTCTCAGGATTTGTTTCGGACAACCAGGTGCTGGTCGATGATGGCGTCGCAATCTCCGTCCTTACCAATCAGGATGCGGTTGGCGCAGCCTCTACCATTGCCCGCCTTGCGTCTCCCATCATTGCCGGCTTCCCGCCAAGCGACACCGAGAAGCAGGCACTTGAAATCTTTCATGGTCTGCAGCAGGGTCGCATTGATCGCTCTCTCCTGGCTCCGAATCTCAGCGACTACTTCACCCCCGAGGCAATCGCAGATTATCAATCTAGCCTGGCCCCGCTAGGCGAACCGCTCACTTTTCGCCAGACCGGTGAATCGCTGCGTGGCGGCATGACCTTCCATGCATTCCAAATTACCTACCCTGGCAAGCGACTCTCGCTCACAACCTTCACGTACCCCGATGGAAAACTCGAGCAATATCTGATAGCTCCCGCAGACTGA
- a CDS encoding STAS domain-containing protein, with product MSPDVSLKIEPLPGSKPGIVILRLSGPVTLQSVLPLRALLRGTEPPPHTILDLSGVPFMDSAGMSEIINHEVHCRDKHVQFTLAGVTPRVLSMFHITRLEQVLTLAPTVEEAEART from the coding sequence ATGTCCCCCGATGTTTCTTTAAAGATTGAGCCGCTTCCCGGCAGCAAACCAGGAATTGTCATCCTGCGCCTCTCGGGTCCCGTCACCCTCCAAAGCGTCCTGCCGCTACGCGCTCTCCTCCGTGGCACCGAGCCGCCGCCCCACACCATTCTTGATCTCAGTGGTGTGCCTTTTATGGATTCGGCCGGAATGAGCGAAATCATCAATCACGAAGTCCACTGCCGCGACAAACATGTACAGTTCACTCTCGCCGGCGTTACTCCACGCGTACTGAGCATGTTCCATATCACTCGGCTTGAGCAGGTTCTCACCCTTGCACCCACTGTCGAGGAAGCCGAAGCCCGCACTTAG
- a CDS encoding carbonic anhydrase, with protein sequence MERLVEGHKKFLADVFPRRRDQFHLLAESQAPEWLFITCSDSRIVPDLILGTGPGDLFISRSIGNVVPIAMNDVDGVTATIEYAVDVLKVPYVILCGHSDCGAIKAALNRQGLDKLPKANRWLQHVEAAFSHRQPLNPEDGAHAELCSLIRGNVVAQLLNLKAQPSVSRAIREGRLQVFGWYYDILTGNIERFDEDARRFVPLVG encoded by the coding sequence ATGGAACGCTTAGTTGAAGGCCACAAGAAATTTCTGGCGGATGTATTTCCGCGACGGCGCGATCAGTTTCATTTACTGGCTGAGTCGCAGGCTCCGGAGTGGCTGTTTATTACCTGTTCCGATTCGAGGATTGTGCCGGACCTGATTCTGGGGACGGGGCCGGGAGATCTGTTCATCAGCCGCAGTATCGGAAACGTGGTGCCAATTGCGATGAACGACGTGGACGGCGTGACGGCAACAATTGAGTATGCGGTCGATGTTCTGAAGGTGCCGTATGTGATTCTGTGCGGACACTCGGATTGCGGAGCGATCAAAGCAGCATTGAACCGGCAGGGGCTGGACAAATTGCCGAAAGCGAATCGTTGGCTGCAGCATGTCGAGGCGGCGTTTTCGCACCGGCAGCCGCTGAATCCAGAGGATGGCGCACACGCGGAACTTTGTTCGCTGATTCGAGGGAATGTAGTGGCGCAGTTGCTGAATCTGAAGGCTCAGCCGTCGGTGTCGCGCGCGATACGCGAGGGTAGACTTCAGGTGTTTGGTTGGTACTACGACATCTTGACGGGAAATATTGAGCGCTTTGATGAGGATGCGCGCCGGTTTGTGCCGCTGGTCGGATAG
- a CDS encoding PA2169 family four-helix-bundle protein: MSSASKDLKETELALRSVIQVLIDGQEGFKKLGEQIKDEALKEYFLAESLTRAQFRGVLESILHQEGVHDVKESGTAAGTIRRAWGDVKSALGGGDSTLLATAEEGEQEATEAYGKASETYLPLPVRQVLTTQAAHIDKSHEFIKAALDTKK, from the coding sequence ATGTCGTCTGCTTCAAAAGACTTGAAAGAAACCGAATTGGCTCTGCGCTCTGTCATCCAGGTTCTCATCGATGGCCAGGAGGGCTTTAAAAAGCTTGGCGAGCAAATCAAGGATGAAGCGCTAAAAGAATATTTCCTTGCAGAGTCCCTTACCCGGGCACAGTTTCGCGGAGTGCTCGAGTCGATCCTTCACCAGGAAGGTGTTCACGATGTAAAAGAGAGCGGCACGGCCGCCGGAACTATTCGCCGCGCATGGGGCGACGTCAAGTCTGCTCTTGGCGGCGGCGATTCCACCCTGCTCGCCACTGCGGAAGAGGGCGAACAGGAAGCGACCGAAGCCTACGGGAAGGCGTCGGAAACCTATCTACCTCTTCCCGTCCGCCAGGTTCTCACCACGCAAGCTGCGCACATCGACAAATCCCACGAATTCATCAAGGCTGCTCTCGACACCAAAAAGTAG
- a CDS encoding DHA2 family efflux MFS transporter permease subunit encodes MTTATFEAVGSNTKHHSWKTPLERYPLTQGVNPWLVTASVMLPTFMEVLDTAIASVALPYIAGSLSATNSEATWVLTSYLVANAVILPASNWFARRWGRKRFLLICVILFTIASFFCGAAPSLGVILLARILQGAGGGALQPLSQSILLESFPPAKRSMSMAAYGLGIVVAPVLGPTLGGWLTDTFSWRYAFYINIPVGILAVFMIARFVHDPPYIKNAKVGAFDNIGFGLLIVWTGSLQVVLDKGQEDDWFGAIWVRWAVAALVLGFIGWVWRSWTNRSGLVDLHVLKDRNFRTGCFLIALLGMCIYITIAILPLYYQEILGYTAFTAGLVVGPRGIGSFIGSPVIGLLGSRIDNRKLLCAGFIGFGICSYIFGTVNLDIGPYTLLFPILLTGFALSFVFVPLATMSTSTIPREEMGNATGLFNMLRNIGGSIGIAMATTAVIRRSALHQTEIGAHLSVSDPVLQQKSRMIATYLGHHVGTAQARPGSLGLIYGLMQQQSALLAYVDVFRWTALLAFLCAALAWMFKKPAQHISPPPGVH; translated from the coding sequence TCACGCAAGGCGTAAATCCGTGGCTGGTCACGGCGTCGGTCATGTTGCCTACCTTTATGGAGGTGCTTGACACTGCCATTGCGTCGGTAGCACTCCCTTACATCGCTGGGAGCCTGTCGGCGACCAACTCCGAAGCCACCTGGGTACTCACAAGCTACCTGGTGGCCAATGCCGTAATTCTCCCCGCATCAAACTGGTTCGCGCGTCGCTGGGGTCGCAAGCGCTTTCTGCTCATCTGTGTCATCCTCTTCACCATCGCTTCCTTCTTCTGTGGCGCAGCGCCATCGCTGGGCGTGATCCTGCTGGCGCGTATATTGCAGGGAGCAGGCGGGGGCGCCCTGCAGCCCTTATCGCAATCCATCCTTCTCGAAAGCTTTCCCCCTGCCAAAAGATCCATGTCCATGGCGGCATACGGATTAGGGATCGTCGTGGCTCCCGTACTCGGCCCCACGCTAGGCGGCTGGCTCACCGATACCTTCAGTTGGCGTTATGCCTTCTACATCAATATCCCCGTCGGCATACTCGCCGTTTTCATGATTGCCCGCTTCGTGCATGATCCCCCTTACATCAAGAACGCTAAGGTCGGTGCCTTCGACAACATCGGATTTGGCCTCCTTATCGTATGGACCGGCAGCCTTCAGGTTGTCCTCGATAAGGGGCAGGAAGACGATTGGTTCGGAGCTATCTGGGTGCGTTGGGCCGTCGCAGCGTTAGTCCTCGGCTTTATCGGATGGGTATGGCGCTCATGGACTAATCGCAGCGGCCTCGTCGATCTTCACGTGCTCAAGGATCGAAATTTCCGCACCGGCTGCTTCCTCATTGCGCTGCTTGGCATGTGCATCTACATCACCATCGCCATTCTGCCGCTCTACTATCAGGAGATTCTCGGCTACACGGCATTCACAGCGGGCCTTGTTGTTGGCCCACGCGGCATCGGTTCATTCATCGGCTCGCCTGTGATCGGCTTGCTTGGCTCGCGTATCGATAACCGCAAACTGCTGTGCGCTGGCTTCATTGGCTTCGGCATCTGCTCCTACATCTTCGGAACGGTCAACCTCGACATCGGCCCCTACACCTTGTTATTCCCAATTCTGCTCACAGGCTTCGCGCTCAGCTTTGTATTTGTGCCCCTTGCCACCATGAGCACCTCTACCATCCCGCGCGAGGAGATGGGTAATGCCACCGGCCTTTTCAACATGCTGCGAAACATCGGCGGCTCCATCGGAATCGCCATGGCCACAACCGCCGTCATTCGCCGCTCCGCATTGCACCAGACTGAAATCGGCGCACACCTCTCCGTTTCCGATCCAGTACTGCAACAGAAATCACGCATGATCGCAACCTATCTCGGACACCACGTTGGTACCGCACAGGCAAGACCCGGCTCTCTCGGATTGATATACGGCCTCATGCAGCAACAATCCGCTCTTCTCGCCTATGTGGACGTCTTTCGCTGGACCGCATTGCTTGCTTTCCTGTGCGCTGCTCTCGCCTGGATGTTCAAGAAACCAGCGCAGCACATCTCCCCGCCGCCGGGCGTGCACTAA